The following are encoded in a window of Castanea sativa cultivar Marrone di Chiusa Pesio chromosome 5, ASM4071231v1 genomic DNA:
- the LOC142636305 gene encoding uncharacterized protein LOC142636305 — translation MVSDQEIAKGVESVLRQSDPNAVNSLNGVVQQVEAKLGLDLSHKAGFIRDQINFLLRSHPQQPQPPPPPPPQQQQQQPPQQQQQQPPKDHFALHNHPQFQSTHHHQHQQHQQHQQHQQQQQQQQHHLQHQHHHHHQQQQQFPSHFALQAAHPHVRPHHQPLPPPQSQPPPQLLKPEAFAQNATPHTPKESAPVGAKRRGGPGGLNKVCGVSPELQAVVGEPALPRTEIVKQLWAYIRKNNLQDPSNKRKIICDDALRVVFETDCTDMFKMNKLLAKHIIALEPTKESSQAKRLKVEVESTTESVQRGSSPVVISEALAKFLGTGGREMPQSEAITRVWEYIKVNHLEDPLNSMVILCDAKLRDLLGCETISALGIPEMITRHHLFNQS, via the exons ATGGTGTCGGACCAAGAAATAGCGAAAGGTGTGGAGTCGGTGCTGCGTCAGTCAGACCCAAACGCCGTGAACTCGTTAAACGGCGTCGTTCAACAAGTGGAAGCGAAGCTAGGTCTAGACCTTTCTCACAAGGCTGGCTTCATCCGAGACCAGATCAACTTTCTCCTCCGCTCTCACCCTCAACAAcctcaaccaccaccaccaccaccacctcaacaacaacaacaacaaccacctcaacaacaacaacaacaacctcCAAAAGACCATTTTGCCCTCCACAACCACCCTCAATTCCAatccacccaccaccaccaacaccaacaacaccaacaacaccaacagcaccaacaacaacaacaacaacaacaacaccacctccaacaccaacaccaccaccaccaccaacaacaacaacaatttccTTCCCATTTTGCCCTCCAAGCCGCTCACCCTCACGTCCGCCCACACCACCAGCCTCTGCCACCGCCTCAGTCTCAGCCTCCGCCGCAGCTTCTAAAGCCCGAGGCTTTCGCTCAAAATGCCACTCCTCACACACCCAAAGAAAG TGCACCTGTGGGAGCCAAAAGGAGAGGTGGGCCGGGGGGTTTAAACAAAGTATGTGGCGTCTCACCTGAACTTCAGGCAGTTGTTGGTGAGCCAGCATTGCCAAGGACTGAG ATTGTGAAGCAGCTGTGGGCATACATCAGGAAAAACAACCTTCAAGATCCAAGTAACAAGAGGAAGATTATCTGTGATGATGCCCTGCGTGTGGTCTTTGAGACTGACTGTACTGACATGTTCAAGATGAATAAGTTGCTAGCCAAACATATTATTGCACTTGAACCTACAA AGGAGTCGAGTCAAGCTAAACGATTGAAGGTAGAAGTTGAGTCTACAACTGAAAGTGTTCAACGTGGATCATCTCCTGTCGTAATATCTGAAGCCCTTGCCAAATTCTTGGGCACTGGGGGAAGGGAGATGCCCCAATCTGAGGCTATAACACGTGTTTGGGAGTACATTAAGGTTAACCATTTGGAG GATCCTTTAAATTCAATGGTGATATTATGTGATGCGAAGCTTCGTGATCTTCTTGGATGTGAAACCATTTCTGCACTAGGGATACCGGAGATGATAACACGCCATCATTTATTCAATCAGTCATGA